A stretch of Ipomoea triloba cultivar NCNSP0323 chromosome 13, ASM357664v1 DNA encodes these proteins:
- the LOC116000816 gene encoding photosystem II D1 precursor processing protein PSB27-H2, chloroplastic-like translates to MASFLPVKMCSFNVFSSVAKCKDVTDYKVRPRCHVMLSEEEQSRRQLLVRCGVIPFVSFLTVNCRLALLPAWAGDQANAEEEKDEGVVGALKSLFDPNEKTKSGKVLPKAYLKSAREVVKTLRESLKEDPNDIAKFRRTADAAKESIREYLGGWRGDKTVVKEQSYVMLEKAIRSLAGFYSKAGPSAPLPEDIKTEILDDLNKAEEVL, encoded by the exons ATGGCTTCCTTCCTACCTGTAAAGATGTGCTCCTTTAATGTTTTCAGTTCTGTTGCTAAGTGTAAAGATGTCACTGACT ATAAAGTACGACCAAGGTGCCATGTTATGCTCTCTGAAGAAGAACAATCTCGTCGCCAACTTCTCGTACGGTGTGGTGTGATTCCTTTTGTTTCGTTTTTAACAGTTAATTGCAGACTTGCATTGTTACCTGCTTGGGCCGGAGATCAAGCAAATGCCGAGGAAGAGAAAGACGAGGGTGTTGTTGGGGCCTTAAAGTCCTTGTTTGATCCAAATGAGAAAACCAAATCAGGGAAAGTGTTACCAAAGGCGTACTTGAAGTCAGCGAGAGAAGTTGTTAAGACATTGCGGGAATCACTGAAGGAGGACCCCAACGACATAGCCAAGTTTAGGCGAACAGCGGATGCAGCAAAGGAGTCCATTCGAGAATATCTGGGTGGGTGGCGAGGAGACAAAACAGTCGTCAAGGAG CAATCATATGTCATGCTAGAGAAAGCAATCAGATCTTTGGCCGGCTTTTACTCGAAGGCTGGCCCATCTGCACCACTGCCAGAGGATATCAAAACCGAGATTCTAGATGATCTGAACAAAGCAGAAGAGGTTCTGTAA
- the LOC116000953 gene encoding 40S ribosomal protein S18-like: protein MSLVANEDFQHILRILNTNVDGKQKIMFALTSIKGIGRRFANICCKKADIDMNKRAGELSSAEIDNLMTVVANPRQFKVPDWFLNRQKDYKDGGYSQVVSNALDMKLRDDLERLKKIRNHRGLRHYWGLRVRGQHTKTTGRRGKTVGVSKKR from the exons ATG AGTTTGGTAGCGAACGAGGATTTCCAGCACATTCTGCGTATCCTGAACACCAATGTCGATGGGAAGCAGAAGATTATGTTCGCTCTCACCTCCATCAAGGGTATCGGCCGTCGATTCGCCAACATCTGCTGCAAAAAAGCTGATATTGACATGAACAAAAG GGCTGGTGAACTTTCTTCAGCTGAGATTGACAACTTGATGACTGTTGTTGCGAACCCTCGCCAGTTCAAGGTTCCTGACTGGTTCCTTAACAGGCAGAAGGACTACAAGGATGGTGGCTATTCTCAGGTTGTGTCCAATGCATTGGACATGAAGCTCAGGGATGATCTTGAGCGATTGAAGAAAATTAG GAATCACCGTGGTCTTCGTCACTACTGGGGTCTTCGTGTACGTGGACAGCACACTAAGACAACTGGACGTAGGGGAAAGACTGTTGGTGTCTCAAAGAAGCGTTAA
- the LOC116002096 gene encoding uncharacterized protein LOC116002096, translating into MAGGNPSRHPSSSSANAKPPQSSNASHRKSRWESPAKNRPPKDSKPSGSGLGDGKPKPSPKTGKETAPSTANANKPPTPKPRSDFRSPKPADPDTRSALPPFPFQEPPPPPTYGFHMLERRSIALSDGSLRPYYALPPNYQDFQPLPPRDFRGPGLGFDRQFPMSPDFRPEFRDRENPFMWNRNQDSWNSLGLDGQASGPGMGPGVHENPMKRKFGDDAREVYDGFERQRQQVLKHGNMSNSPGTSGLYRRDVGEMRPAKFMRTAEANVGQLKHHTVDQNALKKAFLHQIKLVYENTNQKNRFLADGKQGRIQCLVCGSSSQDFPDMHSLIMHAYNSNNADSTIEHLGFQKALCILMGWNYLIPPDNSKSYQLLSGDEAAANQNDLIMWPPLVIIHNTMTGKRADGRTEGLGNKAMDSYLRDIGFQGGKSKSLYCREGHLGITLVKFASDQSGLKEALRLTEYFLKDNRGRNGWSRVHPLTLVKDEENNPDLVKVDQRTGEKKRVFYGYLATVSDMDKVDFETRKKVSIESIREFQSSS; encoded by the exons ATGGCAGGAGGCAACCCTTCAAGGCATCCATCTTCCTCCTCAGCCAATGCCAAGCCACCGCAATCTTCCAATGCTTCCCACCGTAAATCCCGCTGGGAATCTCCGGCGAAAAACCGCCCTCCCAAGGACTCCAAACCCTCCGGGTCGGGTTTAGGAGATGGGAAACCTAAACCCTCACCGAAAACCGGGAAGGAAACGGCGCCGTCGACGGCCAATGCAAATAAACCTCCCACCCCTAAGCCCAGATCCGATTTCCGGTCTCCGAAACCCGCCGACCCGGATACCCGTTCCGCGTTGCCTCCGTTTCCGTTCCAGGAGCCTCCGCCGCCTCCTACCTACGGGTTTCATATGCTCGAGCGCCGGAGCATCGCGCTTTCAGATGGTTCTTTGAGGCCTTACTACGCTTTGCCTCCGAATTATCAGGATTTTCAACCTTTGCCACCTAGGGATTTCCGCGGGCCGGGGTTAGGATTCGATAGGCAGTTTCCAATGAGCCCGGATTTCCGGCCCGAGTTCCGGGACCGTGAGAATCCGTTTATGTGGAACCGGAATCAGGATTCTTGGAATTCGCTAGGATTAGATGGGCAGGCTAGTGGACCAGGGATGGGGCCGGGTGTACATGAGAACCCAATGAAGAGAAAGTTTGGGGACGATGCAAGGGAAGTGTATGATGGGTTTGAGAGACAAAGGCAGCAGGTTTTGAAGCATGGAAATATGAGCAACTCACCAGGAACTAGTGGTTTGTATAGGAGAGATGTAGGGGAAATGAGGCCTGCCAAGTTTATGAGGACTGCTGAGGCAAATGTAGGTCAGCTTAAGCATCATACTGTTGATCAAAATGCCCTAAAGAAGGCATTTTTGCACCAAATTAAGTTGGTTTATGAAAACACAAACCAGAAAAATCGGTTTTTGGCAGATGGAAAGCAGGGACGTATTCAGTGTCTCGTCTGTGGCAG CTCTTCCCAAGATTTCCCTGATATGCACAGTCTTATTATGCATGCATACAATTCAAATAATGCTGATTCAACTATAGAACACTTGGGCTTTCAGAAAGCTTTGTGCATTCTGATGGGTTGGAACTATTTGATACCTCCTGATAATTCAAAGTCATACCAGCTGTTATCTGGTGATGAAGCAGCTGCTAACCAGAATGACTTGATTATGTGGCCACCACTGGTGATAATTCATAATACAATGACAGGGAAGCGTGCAGATGGGCGCACAGAGGGTTTGGGGAACAAAGCAATGGATAGTTATCTTAGAG ATATTGGATTTCAAGGGGGCAAGTCAAAATCATTATATTGCAGAGAAGGTCACCTAGGCATTACCCTTGTAAAATTTGCCAGTGATCAGTCAGGTTTGAAAGAGGCTCTAAGGTTGACAGAATACTTTCTCAAAGACAACCGTGGGAGAAATGGTTGGTCCCGTGTGCATCCCTTGACTTTAGTGAAGGACGAAGAAAACAATCCAGACCTAGTGAAGGTTGATCAGCGAACAGGCGAGAAAAAGAGAGTGTTCTATGGATATTTGGCAACAGTTTCTGATATGGATAAGGTTGATTTCGAGACTAGGAAGAAGGTTTCTATTGAGAGCATAAGAGAATTCCAGTCATCATCATAA